One segment of Coffea arabica cultivar ET-39 chromosome 7c, Coffea Arabica ET-39 HiFi, whole genome shotgun sequence DNA contains the following:
- the LOC113700169 gene encoding outer envelope pore protein 24, chloroplastic, with amino-acid sequence MIKAALNGHYDSDVTGAVGTVTLDGGDVKLKASITDACFVNGPSLNGLTLSVEKPASFTIDYNFPNKDVRFEFMNTVRVMERPLNLTYTHWKGENRTALDGTFLIDSANKVSACYGFHSDNDCMLKYSYTHDGLTTVEPSYDFGKNAWDFAVSRRIYGNDVVRASYRSSTKVLGLDWTRTSSLNGSFKISAAVNLAEESKIPTLSAESTLNFDL; translated from the exons atgataaAAGCCGCGCTCAATGGACACTACGATAGCGACGTCACTGGCGCCGTCGGCACTGTCACCCTCGACGGCGGCGACGTGAAACTCAAAGCTTCCATCACCGACGCCTGCTTCGTCAACGGACCTTCGTTGAACGGCCTCACTCTCTCCGTTGAGAAGCCAGCCTCCTTCACCATCGACTACAACTTCCCTAATAAA GACGTGAGGTTTGAATTTATGAATACGGTGAGGGTAATGGAGAGGCCGTTGAACTTGACGTACACGCACTGGAAGGGGGAGAATCGGACGGCATTGGATGGGACTTTTCTGATAGACTCGGCTAACAAGGTTTCTGCTTGTTATGGTTTTCATTCGGATAATGATTGCATGTTGAAGTACAGTTATACTCATGACGGCTTGACTACTGTGGAGCCCAGCTATGATTTCGGGAAGAATGCGTGGGATTTTGCTGTTTCCCGTAGGATTTACGGGAATGATGTGGTTAGAGCTTCCTATCGGAGCTCCACTAAGGTGTTGGGATTGGACTGGACCAGGACTTCTAGCTTAAACGGGAGTTTTAAG ATATCTGCAGCTGTGAACTTGGCTGAGGAGTCGAAAATCCCAACATTAAGTGCCGAAAGCACCCTGAATTTCGATCTgtaa